In one window of Acidovorax sp. HDW3 DNA:
- a CDS encoding bifunctional glycoside hydrolase 114/ polysaccharide deacetylase family protein encodes MSHLLRTFFWLVLVLLSHGAGATAATPAVALYYGQGRELSEFRTFDILVVDPDQPASRTLDRQALAPTQAYAYVSVTEVHPTRGHYPDIPAAWKLARNQDWKSDVIDQSQPDWPAFFAERVVAPLWQQGYRGFFLDTLDSYRLAKKFDETQQQQGLVRVIETLHQRFPGIRLIFNRGFDLLAQLPGKVEMVAAESLYQRWNAAAQRYEAVPEADRQWLQAQLRRAQQEFGLPALAIDYVAPHNRALARQTAARIAADGFIPWVSDADLGSIGVGAIDPVARRVLVLYNGDEAPALNYANAHRYLQMPLNHLGYVTDYADVRQGLPQQVWPDRYAGIVTWFSGFMPQARRREVDTWLAERIDDGLPLAIVGDFGMEPGAQLSRRLGLLRSDNPLQPPLRQSNLHPMMGLEAPPPLPSQQTDLPRLTPAMAQQSTPLITFDDARGQRATGGAITPWGGFVLDPDVLTEIPGTEAARWIVDPFAFVQQALRLPPLPVPDTTTENGRRLLLVHVDGDGFNSLAEFPGSPPAAQVLQQQVFEKYRIPQTMSIVEAETAPDGLSPQLSPRLEAIARAMFKLPHMEIGSHTYSHPFLWDHSVQHGLFQKDGEAARNLHIPGYQMNLEREIVGSSQYINTRLAPPGKRVVLLQWSGDTAPSAEALAITARAGLLNLNGGDTSISRNNPSLTAIGALGIRKDGYLQVYAPITNENIYTHLWTGPFYGFERAIETFQMTDSPRRIKPVGIYYHTYSASKPAALKALHKVYDWALAQPLHPVHASEFARKVQDFYDFALARDGDAWRLRGQGQLRTLRLPPALGQPDPAASQGVAGWRPGAEGAYLHLSSAHATLRTRSTAPEHAQPYLYDANARLLGWQPSADGQRTELRLQGHVPLEFSLAQTQGCQVRHAQRALSPLPGSTPTGVQRYRLPDAAAALEILCPAR; translated from the coding sequence ATGTCTCACCTTTTGCGCACATTTTTCTGGCTCGTTCTCGTGCTGCTATCGCACGGGGCGGGGGCCACTGCCGCCACCCCAGCCGTGGCGCTGTACTACGGCCAGGGCCGGGAGCTGAGCGAATTTCGCACCTTCGACATCCTGGTGGTGGACCCGGACCAGCCCGCCAGCCGCACGCTCGACCGCCAGGCCCTGGCGCCCACCCAAGCCTACGCCTACGTCTCGGTCACCGAGGTGCACCCCACGCGCGGCCATTACCCCGACATTCCCGCCGCCTGGAAGCTGGCGCGCAACCAGGACTGGAAGTCCGACGTCATCGACCAAAGCCAGCCCGACTGGCCCGCGTTTTTTGCCGAGCGTGTCGTCGCGCCGCTGTGGCAGCAGGGCTACCGGGGCTTTTTTCTCGACACGCTCGACTCCTACCGCCTGGCAAAAAAGTTCGACGAAACGCAGCAGCAGCAGGGCCTGGTGCGCGTCATCGAGACGCTGCACCAGCGCTTTCCCGGCATCCGCCTGATCTTCAACCGGGGGTTTGACCTGCTGGCGCAGCTGCCGGGCAAAGTGGAGATGGTGGCCGCCGAGTCGCTCTACCAACGCTGGAACGCCGCCGCCCAGCGCTACGAAGCCGTGCCCGAAGCCGACCGCCAATGGCTGCAAGCGCAGCTGCGGCGGGCGCAACAAGAATTTGGCCTGCCAGCACTGGCCATCGACTACGTGGCACCGCACAACCGCGCCCTGGCACGCCAGACGGCCGCGCGCATCGCTGCCGATGGCTTCATCCCCTGGGTCAGCGACGCCGACTTGGGCAGCATCGGCGTCGGCGCCATCGACCCTGTCGCGCGGCGCGTGCTCGTGCTCTACAACGGCGACGAGGCGCCGGCGCTGAACTACGCCAACGCCCACCGCTACCTGCAAATGCCGCTCAACCACCTGGGCTACGTCACCGACTACGCCGACGTGCGCCAGGGCCTGCCGCAGCAGGTCTGGCCCGACCGCTACGCCGGCATCGTCACCTGGTTCTCCGGCTTCATGCCGCAAGCCCGGCGCCGGGAAGTGGACACCTGGCTGGCAGAGCGCATCGACGACGGCCTGCCGCTGGCCATCGTGGGCGACTTTGGCATGGAGCCCGGCGCCCAGCTCTCGCGCCGCCTGGGCCTGCTGCGCAGCGACAACCCGCTGCAGCCGCCGCTGCGCCAAAGCAACCTGCACCCCATGATGGGACTGGAAGCGCCACCGCCGCTGCCGAGCCAGCAAACCGACCTGCCGCGCCTGACGCCCGCCATGGCGCAGCAGTCCACGCCCCTCATCACCTTCGACGACGCACGCGGCCAGCGCGCCACGGGCGGCGCCATCACGCCCTGGGGCGGCTTTGTGCTCGACCCCGACGTGCTCACTGAAATCCCCGGCACCGAGGCTGCGCGCTGGATCGTCGATCCGTTCGCCTTCGTGCAGCAGGCGCTGCGCCTGCCGCCCCTGCCCGTGCCCGACACCACCACCGAAAACGGCCGTCGCCTGCTGCTGGTGCACGTCGATGGCGACGGCTTCAACTCCCTGGCAGAATTCCCCGGCAGCCCACCGGCAGCACAGGTGCTGCAGCAGCAGGTGTTCGAGAAATACCGTATCCCACAAACCATGTCCATCGTCGAGGCCGAGACCGCCCCCGACGGCCTCTCGCCCCAGCTCAGCCCCCGGCTCGAAGCCATTGCCCGCGCCATGTTCAAGCTGCCCCACATGGAAATCGGCAGCCACACTTACTCACACCCGTTTTTATGGGACCACTCCGTACAGCACGGCCTGTTCCAAAAAGATGGGGAAGCGGCACGGAATCTGCACATCCCCGGCTACCAGATGAATCTGGAGCGCGAGATCGTCGGCTCCAGCCAGTACATCAATACCCGCCTGGCGCCCCCGGGCAAGCGCGTCGTGCTGCTGCAGTGGTCGGGCGACACGGCACCGAGCGCCGAGGCCCTGGCCATCACCGCGCGCGCGGGCCTGCTCAACCTCAATGGCGGCGATACCTCCATCAGCCGCAACAACCCCTCGCTCACCGCCATCGGCGCCCTCGGCATCCGCAAAGACGGCTATTTGCAGGTGTACGCACCCATCACCAACGAAAACATCTACACCCACCTCTGGACCGGGCCGTTCTACGGCTTCGAGCGTGCCATTGAAACCTTCCAAATGACCGACAGCCCCCGGCGCATCAAGCCCGTAGGCATTTACTACCACACCTACTCGGCCTCCAAGCCGGCGGCGCTCAAGGCGCTGCACAAGGTGTACGACTGGGCCCTGGCGCAGCCCCTGCACCCAGTGCACGCGAGCGAATTCGCACGCAAGGTGCAAGATTTTTACGACTTTGCCCTCGCCCGCGACGGCGACGCCTGGCGCCTGCGCGGCCAGGGCCAGCTGCGCACCCTGCGCCTGCCCCCCGCCCTGGGCCAGCCCGACCCGGCAGCCAGCCAAGGCGTCGCCGGCTGGCGCCCCGGCGCCGAAGGCGCCTACCTGCACCTGAGCAGCGCCCACGCCACCTTGCGCACCCGCAGCACGGCCCCTGAACACGCCCAGCCCTATCTGTACGACGCCAACGCCCGCCTGCTCGGCTGGCAGCCCAGCGCCGACGGCCAGCGCACCGAGCTGCGCCTGCAAGGCCACGTGCCACTCGAATTCAGCCTGGCGCAGACACAAGGCTGCCAGGTCCGCCACGCCCAGCGTGCCCTCTCCCCCCTGCCCGGCTCGACCCCGACCGGCGTTCAACGCTACCGCCTGCCCGATGCTGCCGCTGCGCTCGAGATCCTCTGCCCCGCACGTTGA
- a CDS encoding tetratricopeptide repeat protein translates to MLPLRSRSSAPHVERPTLAPAWLVLLLLALVGGALWLLYPRQNLERRLADGGESELSTNYLTNLLRSDPDNPRLRLLLAQRQIAHGETSSARNTLQPALSADDPAVQADAQWALWELSWSEYQHHSNHSPDQRRAQYQALRRQIHPLAQHPWPRTRLLQLATQASALDEHALALALSRQLAPSDPAQAALYYAQAAKEALGRGDYAGCAQLYLAARHSSPDPQAAQQYYLAAVQALQSGNQPQAALTLAEREIGPWADDPAMLYMLTNLARAAGRPDIAEHYVRRLLRLALQQQWQAPAATLAQASADNPSSGWRLQTVRWQHNPAPTATPTITSARFDDGAHWLRTPGLQVADKPAPSPPPNATPGLPFDEKTYLLGYEVFLENRDLADAWAVANAAVHQKPDDMAWRLRLAQVSEWTARPALALENWLLVARHGGQEDAWQAVLRLAPGQFDDAALAQALRRELAHRPSDLPLLRQYIDTQERLGEPRPALDYLRQHARAPQALQWLAQLAERAGEPDIALDAWRQLLAQPAERSVARAMQAAVLALTQGQAAQGLAWLEAVQDLPTENLDQATELWRMTGGLAESRDHHALALAAYRRLVNTPEASIADYDALIRLLLTPQPQEAAQMAWLAWQQHHQLRHLTQALTLWSNTEQWATMGRTLAQLQAQPAAQKLLRSEPQLLRLQGLYYQHLGQAQRARPFYEAALRAAPEANEMRQALLWLLIDGNDAPALRQLLVQHEARWSASSDMHESLASAYQALSQPQVALTRYLTPHLAEHEDDFLWLMNYADALDQNQQAERAWRLRRHLLSKEWQQTRQGQHLGRAQARAQWLSQAGLDATRRVARARLVLSQNPGDPGLAVLRELLRLDRAAQDGSGYSNAAAEAAIGWLQDSGQYNAERGFLWQQYARSQGLAANRPLWAEITIALAEDDRASTGELLQAFDERLPRYDRVNAAAAIDATRQAQSAAFETQQAQTDDNPLHLQLAENLLAFSDHAGARVQYEQLGGMDELQAGSLLHVAIHPRLTLDVELKSVRRSQVSPELLRNIPIEGIESVLLRWRHNDGETQLRAAHRAGYTHTAPLLLRHEQRLDNRLRLSAEIGRQLESEDSLALRVAGMKDRWALNLAYQATRQDRLLLSHWRERYQLQTGAEVGRGRHSGIEYSHSYRQDTPGLEWGAFWSAHSYTRRDPADLGEQGLAYAQRFLAPEVGTPGLDYFLPDNFRFYGVQISTNLRYEQEYTRALQPYASLSRTWHSSLGPGYSLRLGMAGSVLGADHLALGFGLTRSGVQSLGLTRSLLLTYRLHF, encoded by the coding sequence ATGCTGCCGCTGCGCTCGAGATCCTCTGCCCCGCACGTTGAGCGCCCCACGCTCGCGCCCGCCTGGCTGGTGCTGCTGCTGCTGGCCCTGGTCGGCGGCGCGCTGTGGCTGCTGTACCCGCGCCAAAACCTGGAACGGCGCCTGGCCGACGGAGGCGAGAGCGAGCTCTCGACCAACTACCTCACCAATTTGCTGCGCAGCGACCCCGACAACCCGCGCCTGCGCCTGCTGCTGGCGCAGCGCCAGATTGCCCACGGCGAAACCAGCAGCGCCCGCAACACCTTGCAACCCGCGCTCAGCGCCGACGATCCTGCCGTACAGGCCGATGCCCAATGGGCACTATGGGAGCTGAGCTGGTCCGAATACCAACACCACAGCAACCACAGCCCCGACCAGCGCCGCGCCCAATACCAAGCCCTGCGCCGCCAAATCCACCCACTGGCGCAGCACCCCTGGCCACGCACACGCCTGCTGCAGCTGGCCACCCAGGCCAGCGCCCTCGATGAACACGCGCTGGCCCTGGCCCTGAGCCGCCAGCTCGCCCCCAGCGACCCGGCACAGGCCGCGCTGTACTACGCCCAGGCCGCCAAAGAAGCCCTGGGCCGGGGCGACTACGCCGGTTGCGCCCAGCTCTACCTGGCCGCGCGCCACAGCAGCCCAGACCCCCAAGCCGCCCAGCAGTACTACCTGGCCGCCGTGCAAGCGCTGCAATCGGGCAACCAGCCGCAGGCCGCGCTGACGCTGGCCGAACGCGAGATCGGCCCCTGGGCCGACGACCCGGCCATGCTGTACATGCTCACCAACTTGGCGCGCGCCGCCGGACGCCCCGACATTGCCGAGCACTATGTACGCCGCCTGCTGCGCCTGGCACTCCAGCAGCAGTGGCAAGCCCCCGCCGCCACCCTGGCCCAGGCCAGCGCCGACAACCCCAGCAGCGGCTGGCGCCTGCAAACCGTCCGCTGGCAGCACAACCCCGCCCCAACCGCCACCCCAACCATCACCAGCGCCCGCTTCGACGACGGTGCCCACTGGCTGCGCACGCCCGGTCTGCAGGTGGCCGACAAACCCGCCCCAAGCCCCCCTCCCAACGCCACCCCAGGCTTGCCGTTTGACGAAAAAACCTACCTCCTGGGCTACGAAGTCTTTCTTGAAAACCGCGACCTGGCCGACGCCTGGGCCGTGGCCAACGCCGCCGTGCACCAAAAGCCCGATGACATGGCCTGGCGCCTGCGCCTGGCCCAGGTCAGCGAATGGACGGCACGCCCCGCACTGGCCCTGGAAAACTGGTTGCTGGTGGCCCGCCACGGGGGGCAAGAAGACGCCTGGCAGGCCGTACTGCGCCTGGCCCCAGGCCAGTTTGACGACGCCGCCCTGGCGCAAGCGCTGCGCCGTGAACTCGCCCACCGTCCCAGCGACCTGCCCCTGCTGCGCCAGTACATCGACACCCAGGAGCGCCTGGGCGAACCCCGGCCAGCGCTTGACTACCTGCGCCAACACGCCCGCGCGCCCCAGGCGCTGCAATGGCTGGCGCAATTGGCCGAGCGCGCGGGCGAGCCCGACATCGCCCTCGACGCCTGGCGCCAGCTCCTGGCCCAGCCCGCCGAGCGCAGCGTGGCCCGCGCCATGCAAGCGGCTGTGCTGGCCCTGACCCAAGGGCAGGCCGCGCAGGGCCTGGCCTGGCTCGAAGCCGTGCAAGACCTGCCCACAGAAAACCTCGATCAGGCCACCGAACTCTGGCGCATGACCGGCGGCCTGGCCGAAAGCCGCGACCACCACGCCCTCGCCCTGGCCGCCTACCGCAGGCTGGTGAACACGCCCGAGGCCAGCATCGCCGACTACGACGCCCTCATCCGCTTGCTGCTGACGCCGCAGCCCCAAGAAGCCGCACAAATGGCCTGGCTCGCCTGGCAGCAGCACCACCAGCTGCGCCACCTGACACAGGCGCTGACGCTGTGGAGCAACACCGAGCAATGGGCCACCATGGGCCGCACCCTGGCGCAGTTGCAAGCCCAGCCGGCGGCGCAAAAATTGCTGCGCAGCGAACCTCAGCTACTGCGCCTGCAAGGGCTGTACTACCAGCACCTGGGCCAAGCACAGCGCGCACGCCCGTTCTACGAAGCGGCACTGCGCGCCGCCCCCGAGGCCAACGAAATGCGCCAGGCGCTGCTGTGGCTGCTGATAGACGGCAACGACGCCCCTGCCCTGCGCCAGCTGCTGGTGCAGCACGAGGCCCGCTGGAGCGCCAGCAGCGACATGCACGAGAGCCTGGCCTCGGCCTACCAGGCGCTGTCGCAGCCGCAGGTGGCGCTCACGCGCTACCTCACACCGCACCTGGCCGAGCACGAGGACGACTTCCTCTGGCTCATGAACTACGCCGACGCCCTCGACCAGAACCAGCAGGCCGAGCGCGCCTGGCGCCTGCGCCGGCACCTGCTGAGCAAAGAGTGGCAGCAAACGCGCCAAGGCCAGCACCTGGGCCGCGCCCAGGCCCGTGCGCAGTGGCTCAGCCAAGCCGGGCTCGATGCCACGCGGCGCGTGGCCCGCGCCCGCTTGGTGCTGAGCCAAAACCCCGGCGATCCAGGCCTGGCCGTGCTGCGCGAGCTGCTGCGCCTTGATCGCGCGGCGCAAGACGGCAGCGGCTACTCCAACGCGGCAGCAGAGGCCGCCATCGGCTGGCTCCAAGACAGCGGCCAATACAACGCCGAGCGCGGTTTTTTATGGCAGCAATACGCACGCAGCCAGGGCCTGGCCGCCAACCGGCCACTGTGGGCCGAAATCACCATCGCCCTGGCCGAGGACGACCGCGCCAGCACCGGCGAGCTGCTGCAAGCCTTTGACGAGCGCCTGCCGCGCTACGACCGCGTCAACGCCGCCGCCGCCATCGACGCCACGCGCCAGGCACAAAGCGCTGCCTTCGAGACCCAGCAGGCACAAACCGACGACAACCCCCTGCACCTGCAGCTGGCCGAAAACCTGCTCGCCTTCAGCGACCACGCCGGCGCGCGCGTGCAGTACGAGCAGCTCGGCGGCATGGACGAGCTGCAGGCGGGCAGCCTGCTGCACGTGGCCATCCACCCGCGCCTGACGCTGGACGTGGAACTCAAAAGCGTGCGCCGCAGCCAGGTATCGCCCGAGCTGCTGCGCAACATTCCCATCGAAGGCATCGAATCGGTGCTGCTGCGCTGGCGCCACAACGACGGCGAAACCCAGCTGCGCGCCGCGCACCGCGCCGGCTACACCCACACCGCACCGCTGCTGCTGCGCCACGAGCAGCGCCTGGACAACCGCCTGCGCCTGAGCGCCGAAATCGGCCGCCAGCTCGAAAGCGAAGACAGTCTGGCGCTGCGCGTGGCCGGCATGAAAGACCGCTGGGCGCTGAACCTGGCCTACCAGGCCACGCGCCAGGACCGGCTGCTGCTGTCGCACTGGCGCGAACGCTACCAGCTGCAAACCGGCGCTGAAGTCGGGCGCGGGCGCCACAGCGGCATCGAATACAGCCACAGCTACCGCCAGGACACCCCCGGCCTGGAATGGGGCGCCTTCTGGTCCGCGCACAGCTACACCCGACGCGACCCGGCCGACCTGGGCGAACAGGGCCTGGCCTATGCGCAGCGCTTTCTGGCGCCCGAGGTGGGAACACCCGGGCTGGACTATTTCCTGCCGGACAATTTCCGCTTTTACGGCGTGCAAATTTCCACCAACCTGCGCTACGAGCAGGAATACACCCGCGCCCTGCAGCCCTACGCCAGCCTCAGCCGCACCTGGCACAGCAGCCTGGGGCCGGGCTACAGCCTGCGCCTGGGCATGGCCGGCAGCGTGCTCGGCGCCGACCACCTGGCCCTGGGCTTTGGCCTGACACGCTCGGGCGTGCAGTCCCTGGGCCTGACGCGCAGCCTGCTGCTGACTTACCGCCTTCATTTCTAA
- a CDS encoding penicillin-binding protein activator LpoB: MRYLPLLRRLPLLAAAGALALLAACSTVERGQSVPLERGASWVVLPFANQTDTPLAGQRAEAVAQALLIGQQVGAVRNAPRSTQQEALFNSDDSQRQEEALAWARAQQVRYALTGSVQEWRYKVGVDGEPAVGLTLQIIDVANGNILWSGTGGQSGWSREALTAVAHKLMRKLLHSGLADAH; encoded by the coding sequence ATGCGATACCTCCCCCTTCTGCGCCGCCTGCCGTTGCTCGCCGCCGCCGGCGCCCTGGCCCTGCTGGCCGCCTGCTCCACCGTCGAACGCGGCCAGTCCGTGCCGCTCGAACGCGGCGCCAGCTGGGTCGTGCTGCCCTTTGCCAACCAGACCGACACCCCCCTGGCCGGCCAGCGCGCCGAAGCCGTGGCGCAGGCGCTGCTCATCGGCCAGCAGGTCGGCGCCGTGCGCAACGCCCCACGCAGCACGCAGCAAGAAGCACTGTTCAACAGCGACGACAGCCAGCGCCAGGAAGAGGCCCTGGCCTGGGCGCGCGCGCAGCAGGTGCGCTACGCCCTCACCGGCTCGGTGCAGGAGTGGCGCTACAAGGTCGGCGTCGATGGCGAGCCCGCCGTCGGCCTGACGCTGCAGATCATCGACGTCGCCAACGGCAACATTCTCTGGAGCGGCACCGGCGGCCAAAGCGGCTGGAGCCGTGAGGCCCTGACCGCCGTCGCGCACAAGCTCATGCGCAAGCTGCTGCATTCCGGCCTGGCCGACGCCCACTGA
- a CDS encoding PelD GGDEF domain-containing protein — protein MAAPQSSPLHLPAQLLGRLVERPSHPLAVLGEALALPLLALALGFWWAPNDPLQTQGAFPWPWLAPVVAALRYGPMAGLASASVLLGGWLLLELGHWDVFPQMYFLGGLILTMLVGEFSSLWQARARRAETLQQYLEQRLEQLVRQHYLLRLSHDKLEQELIGRPMSMRDALAALRDIGREPAALAQAPGTLLRLLAQFCQLEAVALYPITQDALQTQPLAQLGSCTPLQTHDPMVQQALQMRRMCHISQTLSTQQHSRYLVAAPLLDLGGEPYGLLLVEDMPFFALQEENLQTLNLLLGYYTDGLSMQALAQPIVQAHPECPPLFAFELQRLAHIHASTGVPSIIVALQFQARALAQELPQQILRLKRELDETWLLQKNQQALLAVLMPLGEASSAEGYIARLESWMHHKSGGTLDAAGIFVQVLTLQGQAPRATVAQLQALAHA, from the coding sequence ATGGCCGCGCCGCAATCGTCCCCCTTGCACCTGCCCGCACAACTGCTGGGTCGGCTGGTCGAACGTCCCTCGCATCCCCTGGCCGTGCTGGGCGAGGCCCTGGCGCTGCCCTTGCTGGCCCTGGCCCTGGGGTTCTGGTGGGCCCCCAATGACCCGCTGCAAACCCAGGGCGCCTTCCCCTGGCCTTGGCTGGCGCCGGTGGTAGCGGCGCTGCGCTACGGCCCCATGGCTGGCCTGGCCAGCGCCAGCGTGCTGCTCGGTGGCTGGTTGCTACTGGAACTCGGACATTGGGATGTTTTTCCACAGATGTATTTCCTCGGCGGCCTCATCCTGACCATGCTGGTGGGCGAGTTCTCCAGCCTGTGGCAAGCCCGCGCGCGCCGCGCCGAGACGCTACAGCAGTACCTGGAGCAGCGCCTGGAACAGCTGGTGCGCCAGCATTACCTGCTGCGCCTGTCGCACGACAAACTGGAGCAAGAACTCATTGGCCGCCCCATGTCGATGCGCGACGCACTGGCGGCACTGCGCGACATTGGCCGCGAGCCCGCCGCCCTGGCGCAGGCCCCCGGCACTTTGCTGCGCCTGCTGGCACAGTTCTGCCAGCTCGAAGCCGTGGCCCTGTACCCCATCACCCAAGACGCACTGCAGACACAGCCCCTGGCCCAGCTGGGCAGCTGCACCCCCCTGCAGACACACGATCCGATGGTGCAGCAGGCACTGCAAATGCGGCGCATGTGCCACATCAGCCAGACCTTGAGCACGCAGCAGCATTCGCGTTACTTGGTGGCAGCCCCCCTGCTCGACCTCGGGGGCGAGCCCTACGGCCTGCTGCTGGTCGAGGACATGCCTTTTTTTGCCCTGCAGGAAGAAAACCTGCAGACCCTGAACCTGCTGCTGGGCTACTACACCGACGGTCTGTCGATGCAGGCCCTGGCCCAGCCCATCGTGCAGGCCCACCCAGAATGCCCGCCGCTGTTCGCCTTTGAGCTGCAGCGCCTGGCGCATATTCACGCCAGCACCGGCGTGCCGAGCATCATCGTTGCGCTCCAGTTCCAGGCTCGGGCGCTGGCGCAGGAGCTACCGCAGCAAATCCTGCGTCTCAAGCGTGAACTCGATGAAACCTGGTTACTACAAAAAAACCAGCAGGCCCTGCTGGCAGTGCTCATGCCGCTGGGCGAGGCCAGCAGCGCCGAAGGCTACATCGCCCGCCTGGAGAGCTGGATGCACCACAAGAGCGGCGGCACGCTCGATGCCGCCGGCATCTTTGTGCAGGTGCTGACGCTGCAAGGCCAAGCCCCCCGGGCCACCGTGGCCCAGCTACAGGCCCTGGCCCATGCTTAA
- the pelF gene encoding GT4 family glycosyltransferase PelF yields the protein MTQAHPQAASADIALLLEGTFPYVSGGVSSWLNQIIRAYPEYRFAIVFLGSRRSDYGTFKYALPPNVVHFEEHFLYEPPHGLHEQPAARAGHAEAAALVERLLQALGEGAQSPRALALFQEVVLELMPGGSLQLSDFLYSRRAWDILCQVYREHCADPSFVDFFWTVRIMFQPLWLLARVAHDLLPVRAVHCASTGYAGFLGGLLAQSRGVPLILSEHGIYTKERKIDLFKSEWIRDNRNIFQRDPSELSYFRQMWIQFFEWLGRYCYAHADPILALYETNRLRQVQDGAAAERTSNIPNGISLERFAPLRAQRPTEVPPVLCLIGRVVPIKDIKTFIRAMRRVVNQRPDAQGWIAGPEDEDPAYAQECHNLVRSLGLEAHVHFLGFRKVEELMPQIGLIVLSSISEALPLVLLEGYAAGVPAVSTDVGSCRQLVEGLDAEDQALGASGAVVPIAAPQQLADAALQLLADPATWQAASAAAIARVERYYTDRLMFARYRRVYEDALARAPKGLPWPA from the coding sequence ATGACCCAGGCCCATCCGCAGGCGGCAAGTGCCGACATCGCCCTGCTGCTCGAAGGCACGTTCCCCTACGTCAGCGGCGGCGTCTCCAGCTGGCTCAACCAGATCATCCGCGCCTACCCCGAGTACCGTTTTGCCATCGTCTTTCTGGGCAGCCGGCGCAGCGACTACGGCACCTTCAAGTACGCGCTGCCGCCGAACGTGGTGCACTTCGAGGAGCATTTCCTGTACGAGCCACCGCACGGCCTGCACGAGCAACCAGCGGCACGCGCCGGCCATGCCGAGGCCGCCGCCCTGGTCGAGCGCCTGCTGCAGGCCCTGGGCGAAGGCGCACAAAGCCCACGGGCGCTGGCGCTGTTCCAGGAGGTGGTACTCGAACTCATGCCCGGCGGCAGCCTGCAGTTGAGCGATTTTCTCTACAGCCGGCGCGCCTGGGACATCCTGTGCCAGGTCTACCGCGAGCACTGCGCCGACCCGTCGTTCGTCGATTTTTTCTGGACCGTACGCATCATGTTCCAGCCGCTGTGGCTGCTCGCACGCGTGGCGCACGATCTGTTGCCGGTGCGCGCCGTGCACTGCGCCAGCACCGGCTACGCCGGCTTTCTCGGCGGTCTGCTGGCGCAGTCGCGCGGCGTGCCGCTGATCTTGTCGGAGCACGGCATTTACACCAAAGAGCGCAAGATCGACCTCTTCAAGAGCGAGTGGATCCGAGACAACCGCAACATCTTCCAGCGCGACCCGAGCGAGCTGTCGTACTTTCGCCAGATGTGGATCCAGTTCTTTGAGTGGCTCGGGCGCTACTGCTACGCCCACGCCGACCCCATCCTGGCGCTGTACGAAACCAACCGCCTGCGCCAGGTGCAAGATGGCGCCGCCGCCGAGCGCACGAGCAACATCCCCAACGGCATCTCGCTCGAACGCTTCGCCCCCTTGCGCGCCCAGCGCCCGACCGAAGTGCCGCCGGTGCTGTGCCTGATCGGGCGGGTGGTGCCGATCAAGGACATCAAGACCTTCATCCGCGCCATGCGCCGCGTCGTCAACCAGCGCCCGGACGCCCAGGGCTGGATCGCCGGCCCCGAGGATGAAGACCCGGCCTACGCCCAGGAATGCCACAACCTGGTGCGCAGCCTGGGACTTGAAGCGCATGTGCATTTTTTGGGTTTTCGCAAAGTCGAGGAGCTGATGCCGCAGATTGGCCTCATCGTGCTGTCCTCGATCAGCGAGGCGCTGCCGCTGGTGCTGCTCGAAGGCTACGCCGCCGGCGTGCCCGCCGTCAGCACCGACGTCGGCTCCTGCCGCCAGCTGGTCGAGGGGCTCGACGCCGAAGACCAGGCCCTGGGCGCCAGCGGCGCCGTGGTGCCGATCGCCGCACCGCAGCAGCTGGCCGACGCCGCCCTGCAGCTGCTGGCCGACCCGGCCACCTGGCAGGCGGCGAGCGCGGCGGCCATCGCCCGCGTCGAACGCTACTACACCGACCGTTTGATGTTTGCCCGCTACCGCCGCGTGTACGAAGACGCGCTGGCGCGCGCGCCGAAAGGACTGCCATGGCCGGCATAG